A genomic segment from Stenotrophomonas maltophilia encodes:
- a CDS encoding MipA/OmpV family protein: MPSLSPTLLRPLLLTTTLGVPLLAHAAEQNPGVQAGISAGATSGAYAHYDVKPLVVPAIAWQGKRFFASPGSLGMYLYKDQGLRLSAAVTPYTLRFKTDDVNDAQLRRLHSRQMSAMAGINGEYSADWGMVEASVMREVTGHGGGFESRLHYSYPIQAGRFTWVPRAGVVHSSARLLDYYYGISDEEALRSGLDAYRPGSTTSPSLQIAVSTPLGTKWRATGVVANQWFGDAVKDSPMARRGTQTSAFISLMRSF; encoded by the coding sequence ATGCCGTCGCTGTCCCCGACCCTGCTGCGCCCGCTGCTGCTCACCACTACCCTCGGCGTGCCGTTGCTCGCCCACGCTGCCGAGCAGAACCCGGGCGTGCAGGCCGGCATCAGCGCTGGCGCGACCTCCGGTGCGTACGCGCACTATGACGTCAAACCGCTGGTGGTCCCGGCCATTGCCTGGCAGGGCAAGCGCTTCTTCGCCAGTCCCGGCTCGCTGGGCATGTACCTTTACAAGGATCAGGGCTTGCGGCTGTCGGCGGCGGTCACGCCCTACACGTTGCGCTTCAAGACCGACGACGTGAACGATGCACAGCTGCGCCGCCTGCACAGCCGGCAGATGTCAGCCATGGCGGGCATCAACGGTGAGTACAGTGCCGACTGGGGCATGGTCGAGGCCAGCGTGATGCGTGAAGTCACCGGCCATGGCGGTGGTTTCGAGTCGCGACTGCATTACAGCTATCCGATCCAGGCGGGCCGCTTCACCTGGGTGCCGCGGGCGGGTGTCGTGCATTCCAGTGCACGGCTGCTCGACTACTACTACGGCATCAGTGACGAAGAAGCACTGCGCTCGGGACTTGACGCCTATCGCCCCGGCAGTACCACGTCACCGAGCCTGCAGATCGCGGTCAGCACGCCGCTGGGTACGAAATGGCGCGCGACCGGCGTGGTGGCCAACCAGTGGTTCGGCGATGCAGTGAAGGACAGCCCGATGGCACGGCGCGGCACGCAGACGTCGGCCTTCATTTCCCTGATGCGCTCGTTCTGA
- a CDS encoding response regulator transcription factor, translated as MRILLVEDDPDLSRALQSGLERQGVVADVVGSLAEAALALREPVHQLLLLDRQLPDGDGAGFVATARALRPNLAVIMLTAKGTLSDKVEGLDVGADDYLVKPVAIEELMARIRAVSRRPSAMVTPSLRLGRLEFDFESLQAQVEGQPLALPRRQVLVLQALAMRQGRTVTRSALEAAVYGFDDEIQSNALDAHISKLRKALQQAGAGVEIHVIRGVGYLLAEA; from the coding sequence ATGCGCATCCTCCTGGTCGAAGACGATCCTGATCTGTCCCGCGCCCTGCAATCGGGCCTGGAGCGGCAGGGTGTGGTCGCCGACGTGGTCGGCAGCCTGGCCGAGGCCGCGCTCGCGTTGCGCGAACCGGTGCACCAGCTGCTGCTGCTTGACCGCCAGCTGCCCGATGGCGATGGCGCCGGATTCGTCGCGACGGCGCGTGCGCTTCGGCCGAACCTGGCAGTGATCATGCTGACCGCCAAGGGCACGCTGTCGGACAAGGTCGAAGGCCTGGACGTCGGTGCCGATGACTATCTGGTCAAGCCGGTGGCGATCGAGGAACTGATGGCGCGCATCCGCGCCGTATCGCGCAGGCCTTCGGCGATGGTGACGCCGAGCCTGCGGCTGGGGCGGCTCGAGTTCGATTTCGAATCGCTGCAGGCACAGGTGGAAGGCCAGCCATTGGCCCTGCCTCGGCGGCAGGTGCTGGTGCTGCAGGCGCTGGCGATGCGGCAGGGTCGTACGGTTACCCGTAGTGCGCTGGAGGCTGCGGTGTACGGGTTCGACGATGAGATCCAGTCCAATGCACTCGATGCGCATATCTCCAAGCTGCGCAAGGCGCTGCAGCAGGCCGGGGCCGGCGTGGAGATCCACGTGATCCGCGGCGTCGGCTACCTGCTGGCGGAGGCCTGA
- a CDS encoding sensor histidine kinase — translation MARPIRSITLGLAWRLFLAQAFTVLFAVVALILTWGDKDSWGMDMFVAEAVAKAVHSEGGRLVLDQARWDKLDANAGGNLWFAAVDDRGMWLERGTIPAIHAPLLARLPTVGATELGSLVPPYLDVARVMIRNEEGRRITVMAGGAPKGGLLDGALMVLRLIGLWFFLPLIVVTLLVMPTVIHRAMRGVRRSAQQAKELDIGQPGARLDAQLVSTEVAPLVEAFNDAIDKVQQGYAARDKFLADAAHELRVPIAVVQARLSQLPQGELKSQLLTDVARLGNVAEHLLDLQRLDRNVGALQRLDLALLVREAAADLAPLVVGAGYGFEVDAPEAPVWIHGDSLALGRVIANLVHNAIVHGGGRGTICVRLDTRGLLEVSDQGAGIPVGDREAIFEPFHRLRAAGSGSGLGLHLVKEIVQHHGGSVSVGEASGGGASFRVNFHRGSVRR, via the coding sequence ATGGCCCGTCCGATCCGTTCGATCACCCTTGGCCTGGCCTGGCGCCTGTTCCTGGCGCAGGCCTTCACCGTGCTGTTCGCGGTGGTCGCGCTGATCCTGACCTGGGGTGACAAGGACTCCTGGGGCATGGACATGTTCGTTGCCGAGGCGGTGGCCAAGGCGGTGCACAGCGAAGGCGGCCGCCTGGTGCTGGACCAGGCGCGCTGGGACAAGCTCGATGCCAACGCCGGGGGAAATCTCTGGTTCGCCGCGGTGGACGACAGGGGCATGTGGCTGGAGCGCGGTACCATTCCTGCGATCCACGCGCCGCTGCTTGCGCGCCTGCCGACCGTGGGCGCCACTGAACTGGGTTCGCTGGTCCCACCCTACCTGGACGTGGCGCGGGTGATGATCCGCAACGAGGAGGGGCGCCGCATCACTGTGATGGCCGGTGGCGCGCCGAAGGGCGGGCTGCTTGATGGCGCGCTGATGGTGTTGCGCCTGATCGGCCTGTGGTTCTTCCTGCCGCTGATCGTGGTCACCCTGCTGGTGATGCCGACGGTGATCCACCGTGCGATGCGGGGCGTGCGCCGTTCTGCGCAGCAGGCCAAGGAGCTGGACATCGGCCAGCCCGGTGCGCGCCTGGATGCGCAGCTGGTTTCCACGGAAGTGGCGCCGCTGGTGGAAGCATTCAACGATGCCATCGACAAGGTGCAGCAGGGCTACGCGGCGCGCGACAAGTTCCTCGCCGACGCGGCGCACGAGCTGCGCGTACCGATCGCCGTGGTGCAGGCGCGCCTGTCTCAGCTGCCGCAGGGCGAGCTGAAATCGCAGCTGCTGACCGACGTGGCGCGGCTGGGCAATGTTGCCGAGCACCTGCTCGACCTGCAGCGGCTTGACCGCAATGTCGGCGCATTGCAGCGGCTGGACCTGGCCCTGCTGGTGCGAGAGGCTGCCGCGGACCTGGCGCCGCTGGTGGTGGGGGCCGGTTACGGATTCGAAGTGGACGCGCCGGAGGCGCCGGTGTGGATCCACGGCGACAGCCTGGCGCTGGGGCGGGTGATTGCCAATCTGGTACACAACGCGATCGTGCATGGCGGTGGCCGAGGCACCATCTGCGTGCGGTTGGACACACGCGGGTTGCTGGAAGTCAGCGACCAGGGCGCGGGCATTCCGGTGGGCGACCGCGAGGCGATCTTCGAGCCGTTCCATCGCCTGCGCGCGGCGGGCAGCGGTAGTGGTCTCGGTCTGCACCTGGTGAAGGAAATCGTGCAGCACCACGGTGGCTCGGTCAGTGTCGGCGAGGCTTCGGGCGGCGGCGCGAGCTTCCGGGTCAATTTCCATCGCGGCAGCGTCCGGCGCTGA